The following proteins are co-located in the Colletotrichum lupini chromosome 4, complete sequence genome:
- a CDS encoding type I phosphodiesterase/nucleotide pyrophosphatase translates to MSIRRPSARSRADRDNTSLLAPDTYDDDASSIHSTRSDQDSDSDDDQLQLRARNSRELRAADSLVFMEEEEIENLVEETRKKKELQRRGSGLAVPNPLKLFGRGPDGQRPGSRDGSSENLLDEKDRRQQRRMRRKQKKDRLLEKATHGEDGELMYEMEEGAMKEGSSTGESSERDDSDELDRQRLKIVTNAKTDKRRTWRRWLLIHSMIAVGFAILFLVAWKLSIGSRSAHKAEFVSNGTALFAPTTIIISLDGFRADFLQRGITPRLNAFVKEGVSPKYMLPAFPSVTFPNHYTLATGLHPESHGIVGNTFWDPDMQAEFYYTDPARSLDAKWWSGEPFWVTAERQGIRSAIHMWPGSEAHILGVEPTFLDKFNGKEVLDNKVSRILEFLDKPGMEDKTAKVEDMRPQLIAAYVPNVDADGHRYGPNSTEIRVSIESADAMMDQLFLALEQRNLTNIVNVIVVSDHGMATTDTARLLQLEDLVDTSKIEHTDGWPLYGLRPKNPDDLQGLYDGLIEKSKTNPNFEVYLRDVNMPERYHFSKNKRIAPLWIVPKAGWAIVTKEEMDVEKALKDGTVYNPRGLHGYDHEHPLMRAIFIARGPAFPHPPNSQIDNFQNINVYNILCDSVGLIPEPNNGTLRLPLTTMGTHKSEDTPPEPEDPVPPYTTTQVPASASTPPAGQSATPDKSIQVDPVPQPTPSAPASNDDEKGDDEESDGADEDAMQKGKEAMIGVWDWLKDKFGKVWDKIKGSKGNKESKEKDGSE, encoded by the exons ATGTCGATACGCCGTCCCAGCGCAAGGTCCCGGGCGGACCGCGACAACACGAGTCTCCTTGCCCCCGACACGTATGACGACGACGCCTCATCCATCCACAGCACGCGAAGCGACCAGGACAGCGACAGTGACGATGACCAATTGCAATTGCGTGCGCGGAACAGCCGCGAGCTGCGTGCCGCCGACAGTCTAGTCTTTatggaagaagaggagatcGAGAATCTCGTAGAGGAAACACGCAAGAAAAAGGAGCTGCAACGCCGAGGATCTGGCCTCGCTGTCCCGAATCCCCTGAAGCTATTTGGTCGAGGCCCAGACGGCCAACGGCCCGGATCCAGAGATGGCTCATCCGAAAATCTCCTTGACGAAAAGGACAGACGCCAACAGCGACGTATGAGGAGGAAACAGAAGAAGGACCGGCTGCTGGAGAAGGCGACCCACGGCGAGGACGGCGAGCTGATGTACGAGATGGAAGAAGGGGCCATGAAGGAGGGGAGCTCGACCGGGGAAAGCAGCGAAAGGGACGATAGCGACGAACTCGATCGACAGAGACTGAAGATTGTGACCAATGCGAAGACCGATAAGAGGAGGACTTGGCGCCGTTGGCTGCTCATACACAGCATGATTGCCGTCGGTTTCGCGATCCTGTTTCTGGTGGCGTGGAAGTTGTCAATCGGCAGTAGGTCAGCACACAAGGCCGAGTTCGTCAGCAATGGCACGGCGCTCTTCGCGCCGACGACGATCATTATCAGTCTTGACGGCTTCCGCGCCGATTTTCTGCAGCGCGGGATCACACCGAGATTGAACGCTTTTGTAAAGGAGGGTGTTTCGCCAAAGTACATGCTCCCGGCTTTCCCGTCCGTCACATTCCCGAATCACTACACGCTGGCGACTGGCCTTCACCCCGAGAGTCACGGTATCGTTGGAAACACTTTCTGGGATCCGGACATGCAGGCCGAGTTCTACTATACCGACCCAGCACGCAGTCTCGATGCGAAGTGGTGGAGTGGAGAGCCGTTTTGGGTGACAGCCGAGAGGCAGGGTATTCGTTCCGCGATCCACATGTGGCCGGGCAGTGAAGCGCACATCCTCGGTGTTGAGCCAACATTCCTCGACAAGTTCAATGGCAAAGAAGTACTAGACAACAAGGTCAGCAGGATCCTCGAGTTTCTTGACAAGCCGGGCATGGAAGACAAGACTGCCAAGGTCGAAGACATGCGCCCACAGCTCATCGCTGCCTATGTGCCCAACGTCGACGCGGACGGCCATAGATACGGACCGAACAGCACGGAGATCCGGGTTTCCATCGAGTCGGCTGATGCTATGATGGATCAGCTCTTCCTGGCTCTCGAGCAGCGCAACCTTACCAACATTGTCAACGTCATTGTCGTATCCGATCACGGCATGGCCACAACAGATACGGCGCGCCTGCTTCAGCTTGAGGACCTCGTTGACACCTCCAAGATTGAGCATACCGACGGCTGGCCGCTATACGGTCTTCGACCGAAGAACCCAGATGACCTTCAGGGGCTATATGATGGCTTGATCGAGAAGTCCAAGACGAACCCTAACTTTGAGGTCTACCTCCGCGACGTCAACATGCCCGAGCGCTACCACTTTTCCAAGAACAAGCGTATTGCACCCCTGTGGATCGTTCCCAAGGCTGGATGGGCTATTGTCACAAAAGAAGAGATGGATGTGGAAAAGGCGCTGAAGGATGGTACGGTCTACAACCCCCGCGGATTGCATGGATACGATCACGAGCATCCCCTCATGCGCGCCATCTTCATCGCCCGCGGACCGGCTTTCCCGCATCCGCCAAACAGCCAGATCGACAACTTTC AAAACATCAACGTGTACAACATCCTTTGCGATTCCGTCGGTCTTATTCCAGAGCCCAACAACGGCACTCTGCGCCTGCCGCTCACCACTATGGGTACTCACAAGTCCGAGGACACGCCCCCAGAGCCCGAGGACCCTGTGCCCCCGTACACCACTACCCAGGTCCCCGCTTCTGCCAGCACACCACCAGCGGGACAGTCGGCTACCCCTGATAAGTCCATTCAGGTGGACCCCGTTCCCCAGCCAACGCCATCCGCGCCGGCGTCAAACGATGACGAGAAAGGAGATGATGAAGAGAGCGACGGAGCCGATGAAGACGCCATGCAGAAGGGCAAGGAAGCCATGATTGGAGTTTGGGATTGGCTCAAGGATAAGTTTGGAAAGGTTTGGGACAAGATCAAGGGATCAAAGGGGAATAAGGAATCAAAAGAGAAGGATGGATCGGAATGA
- a CDS encoding translation elongation factor EF-1, which yields MVSDDELYRPSCRGETEPRYNALLVREPRSAKKPSTLGINNNHPTNHKKTEPPTPPPTSTQPTSTLSHSHSTTQLFHSQTYKSLARPPKQSFPLLLLLFVVHTESKFTDHLCSEYSPYLTHLLFSHINHIIARIITDSTTLQLLPFKHTTRSHPTAKMGKEEKNHINVVVIGHVDSGKSTTTGHLIYQCGGIDKRTIEKFEKEAAELGKGSFKYAWVLDKLKAERERGITIDIALWKFETPKYYVTVIDAPGHRDFIKNMITGTSQADCAILIIAAGVGEFEAGISKDGQTREHALLAYTLGVKQLIVAINKMDTTKWSEARFEEIIKETSGFIKKVGYNPKTVAFVPISGFHGDNMLAPTTNAPWYKGWEKETKAGKSTGKTLLEAIDAIDTPKRPTDKPLRLPLQDVYKIGGIGTVPVGRIETGVLKPGMVVTFAPANVTTEVKSVEMHHEQLTEGLPGDNVGFNVKNVSVKDIRRGNVAGDSKNDPPLGAASFNAQVIVLNHPGQVGAGYAPVLDCHTAHIACKFSEILEKIDRRTGKSVENNPKFIKSGDAAIVKMVPSKPMCVEAFTDYPPLGRFAVRDMRQTVAVGVIKSVEKSAGNAGKVTKSAAKAGKK from the exons ATGGTTAGCGACGATGAGCTTTACCGCCC TTCGTGCCGTGGCGAGACTGAACCAAGGTACAATGCGCTACTTGTCCGTGAGCCACGATCTGCTAAGAAGCCATCTACACTTGGAATAAACAACAACCACCCAACCAACCACAAAAAAACTGAGCCT CCCACTCCCCCTCCCACCTCTACTCAACCCACTTCGACCCTCTCACACTCCCACTCCACCACCCAACTTTTCCACTCACAAACATACAAAAGCCTCGCTCGCCCACCAAAGCAAAGCTTTCCCCTCCTTCTTCTGCTCTTCGTCGTACATACCGAATCCAAATTTACGGATCACCTGTGCAGTGAGTATTCACCTTACCTCACTCACCTACTCTTCTCACACATCAACCACATTATCGCGAGAATCATCACTGACTCGACGACTTTGCAGCTTTTACCTTTCAAACACACAACTCGATCACATCCCACCGCCAAAATGGGTAAGGAAGAGAAGAACCACATCAACGTCGTCGTTATCGGCCACGTCGATTCCGGCAAGTCGACCACCACTGGTCACTTGATCTACCAGTGCGGTGGTATCGACAAGCGTACCATCGAGAAGTTCGAGAAGGAGGCTGCCGAACTC GGCAAGGGTTCCTTCAAGTACGCGTGGGTTCTTGACAAGCTCAAGGCCGAGCGTGAGCGTGGTATCACCATCGACATTGCCCTCTGGAAGTTCGAGACTCCCAAGTACTATGTCACCGTCATTG ACGCTCCCGGTCACCGTGATTTCATCAAGAACATGATCACCGGTACCTCCCAGGCCGACTGCGCTATTCTCATTATCGCTGCCGGTGTTGGTGAGTTCGAGGCTGGTATCTCCAAGGATGGCCAGACCCGTGAGCACGCTCTGCTCGCCTACACCCTTGGTGTCAAGCAGCTCATCGTCGCCATCAACAAGATGGACACCACCAAGTGGTCCGAGGCCCGGTTCGAGGAGATCATCAAGGAGACCTCCGGTTTCATCAAGAAGGTCGGCTACAACCCCAAGACCGTTGCCTTCGTCCCCATCTCCGGCTTCCACGGCGACAACATGCTTGCCCCCACCACCAACGCTCCCTGGTACAAGGGCTGGGAGAAGGAGACCAAGGCTGGCAAGTCCACCGGCAAGACCCTTCTTGAGGCCATTGACGCCATCGACACCCCCAAGCGTCCCACCGACAAGCCCCTCCGTCTTCCCCTCCAGGATGTCTACAAGATCGGTGGTATTGGAACAGTGCCCGTCGGCCGTATCGAGACTGGTGTCCTCAAGCCCGGCATGGTCGTCACCTTCGCCCCTGCCAACGTCACCACTGAAGTCAAGTCCGTCGAGATGCACCACGAGCAGCTTACCGAGGGTCTCCCCGGTGACAACGTTGGTTTCAACGTGAAGAACGTCTCCGTCAAGGATATCCGCCGTGGCAACGTCGCCGGTGACTCCAAGAACGACCCCCCTCTGGGTGCCGCTTCCTTCAACGCCCAGGTCATCGTCCTTAACCACCCCGGTCAGGTCGGTGCTGGATACGCCCCGGTTCTCGACTGCCACACTGCCCACATTGCCTGCAAGTTCTCCGAGATCCTCGAGAAGATTGACAGACGTACCGGCAAGTCTGTTGAGAACAACCCCAAGTTCATCAAGTCTGGTGACGCCGCCATCGTCAAGATGGTTCCCTCCAAGCCCATGTGCGTTGAGGCCTTCACCGACTACCCCCCTCTGGGACGTTTCGCCGTCCGTGACATGCGCCAGACCGTCGCCGTCGGTGTCATCAAGTCCGTCGAGAAGTCCGCTGGCAACGCTGGCAAG GTCACCAAGTCCGCTGCCAAGGCTGGCAAGAAATAA
- a CDS encoding MAGE family protein — MPRAKSSRLAPETNSTQVDDEDSDEDPRYPRQRRNNDESAEEEGSENGAVDAEASAEDQLSKKLVRYALACEFSRTPIRRDGIKERDQGRAFRKVFDLAQQQLRLVWGMELRELASGSQAKSSSGVYVLSSTLPSQYRSPTILAPSKAPSTDAEASYVGFYTMIVTIIFLSGGELSEQKLRRHLNRLNAEANVAVEKTEDVLKRMQTQGYVVRKVQKNAGTQAQDGSEDITWLIGPRGLEEIGAEGAAGMVRSVWADQADADLEKKIGASFGIRPAQDGDGDGDVDMSQAEAGPSH, encoded by the exons ATGCCCCGCGCTAAATCCTCAAGGCTCGCACCAGAGACTAACAGCACCCAGGTTGACGACGAAGACTCAGACGAGGACCCAAGATACCCGAGACAAAGGCGCAATAATGACGAATCTGCTGAAGAAGAAGGATCTGAAAATGGTGCTGTGGACGCCGAAGCGAGCGCAGAAGACCAACTTTCGAAGAAACTGGTGCGATATGCGCTGGCCTGCGAATTTTCGCGAACGCCTATCCGTCGAGATGGTATCAAGGAGCGAG ATCAGGGTAGAGCATTTAGGAAAGTATTCGACCTAGCGCAACAACAGCTCCGCCTCGTCTGGGGCATGGAGCTGCGAGAACTCGCA TCCGGCTCCCAAGCAAAAAGCAGCTCAGGCGTCTACGTCCTATCCTCGACCCTTCCCTCCCAATACCGCTCCCCGACCATCCTCGCCCCCTCAAAAGCGCCGAGCACCGACGCCGAAGCATCGTATGTGGGCTTCTACACCATGATCGTGACCATCATCTTCCTCAGCGGCGGCGAGCTGTCTGAGCAGAAGCTACGGCGGCATCTGAACCGCCTCAACGCCGAGGCGAACGTGGCGGTGGAGAAGACGGAGGACGTGCTGAAGCGTATGCAGACGCAGGGCTACGTCGTGCGCAAAGTGCAGAAGAACGCGGGGACGCAGGCGCAGGACGGCAGTGAGGACATTACGTGGCTCATTGGCCCGCGCGGGCTCGAGGAGATTGGTGCCGAGGGAGCGGCGGGCATGGTGCGTTCTGTCTGGGCCGACCAGGCTGATGCGGACCTGGAGAAGAAGATTGGGGCGAGTTTTGGGATTCGCCCGGCTCAGGATGGGGATGGGGATGGGGATGTGGATATGTCACAGGCTGAAGCTGGGCCCTCGCATTGA
- a CDS encoding splicing factor 3B subunit 10 codes for MADKLRNQQELERLQAKYVGTGHPDTTSWEWKTNIYRDTYSSIAGHPPMLSYMALAENEPTQLLRARLIRKMMQPAGPPPQRED; via the exons ATG GCCGACAAACTCCGCAACCAGCAAGAACTCGAGCGCCTCCAGGCCAAGTACGTTGGCACCGGACACCCCGATACGACGAGTTGGGAGTGGAAGACCAATATCTACCGCGACACCTACTCATCCATCGCCGGCCACCCCCCTATGCTGTCGTACATGGCCTTGGCTGAGAACGAGCCTACACAGCTTCTGCGCGCGAGGTTAATCAGG AAAATGATGCAACCTGCCGGTCCACCACCACAACGCGAAGATTAA
- a CDS encoding short chain dehydrogenase: MTVAQGYHNLIPVTNLSPPVDTTQPYDPSTLAGKTVLITGGALGLGAAFAREWASHGANVIVGDINPSAGEALVAELRAEYSKQGGGAGQEGGKGGSHHFVTCDVTSWESQVSFFKEGARLSPNGAIDVVVANAGVNEPGANGHFEMPLASSSDPDAPREPSTKIIDVNITGLSYTTHLALFWLPRNGNSTGAGISGSPRDRCLLLVGSVAGVGHFPGQAPYTMSKHAVTGLFRAMRGTAYLRHRVRMNMVCPYFVSGSQMFPGAAEAALLGGGAGGAQGRDVVDAATRLVADEGVVGRALLVGPEVDALGLVEEDEDGEVMMVGKEGGKVAVWDVYAEDYKDCEAFVWRWIRVLNTVEYVRGWTGWIGDVFSILTRPVRGGR, from the coding sequence atgACAGTCGCACAGGGCTACCACAACCTCATCCCCGTGACGAACCTCTCGCCACCCGTCGACACGACGCAGCCCTACGATCCCTCCACCCTCGCCGGCAAAACCGTCCTCATCACCGGCGGCGCCCTCGGCCTCGGCGCGGCGTTTGCGAGGGAGTGGGCCTCGCACGGAGCGAATGTTATCGTCGGGGACATTAACCCGTCCGCGGGCGAGGCCTTAGTGGCCGAACTCCGCGCCGAGTATTCAAAGCAGGGAGGAGGAGCAGGACAAGAAGGGGGGAAAGGAGGATCGCACCACTTTGTCACCTGCGACGTCACGTCCTGGGAATCACAGGTCTCTTTCTTCAAGGAAGGCGCACGCCTCTCGCCGAACGGCGCCATCGACGTCGTGGTAGCCAACGCGGGCGTCAACGAGCCTGGCGCCAACGGGCACTTTGAGATGCCTCTGGCCTCGAGTTCGGACCCGGACGCGCCGCGGGAGCCGTCGACGAAGATCATTGACGTTAACATCACGGGGTTATCGTACACCACGCATCTCGCCCTCTTCTGGCTGCCGCGGAACGGGAACAGTACCGGTGCCGGTATCAGTGGCTCGCCCCGCGACAGATGCTTGTTGTTGGTGGGCTCCGTTGCGGGCGTGGGGCATTTCCCGGGCCAGGCGCCGTATACCATGTCCAAGCACGCCGTCACGGGTCTGTTCCGTGCGATGCGCGGGACGGCGTATTTGCGGCACCGGGTGCGGATGAATATGGTGTGTCCGTACTTTGTGAGCGGGAGCCAGATGTTCCCCGGTGCGGCGGAGGCGGCGTTACTCGGTGGCGGGGCGGGCGGGGCGCAGGGGAGGGATGTTGTCGATGCCGCGACGAGGCTTGTTGCCGATGAGGGGGTCGTGGGAAGGGCTTTGCTTGTTGGGCCGGAGGTTGATGCTTTGGGGTTGGtggaggaggatgaggacGGGGAGGTGATGATGGTTGGTAAGGAGGGGGGGAAGGTTGCGGTGTGGGATGTGTATGCGGAGGATTATAAGGATTGCGAGGCTTTTGTGTGGAGGTGGATTCGGGTGTTGAATACGGTTGAGTATGTTCGGGGGTGGACTGGGTGGATTGGGGATGTGTTTTCGATTCTGACGAGGCCGGTTCGAGGGGGGAGGTAA